The DNA segment acccttggtggtagcaaaagctcctgagagttttccatccactgGCAAATGACGTTGGTCATaatcattctaactagccttatcagtttggccgggattccaaaagagctcatagcgtcatacaATTTTACCCTATGCTATCTACCTTATGCaactttgaagtcaatgaagagatggtatgtgttgtatctgtattcagccatcttctcccagatctgccgcatgatgaagatctgatcagtggttgattttccgtttcggaatcctctttgatagtttccgactatctcttcgacatGCGGGACAAGACGATCCTGAAGGACCAggaagaatattttataggcggtattcaacaccgtaatacccctgtagttgttgcagtccaacccatctcccttcttgtatacggggtagatgatgccgataTTCTATCTCTAAAAAAGTATGGTTGGTAAACCAACTATctctagaaaaaaaatgaaagcttcaTAGCTTCTCTGGTTTGCTGAATAGATGGCACTTTGTTTTACAACtaatcattatattgctactCATTATTATTTGCTGTCCTTTACTTGCTGTCCTTTACACCTAGCTTCATCTAATGATAGCCTATACACCTTTCTAACATTCCGAGGAAATATCTATAAGAAAGGACGTGTCAGATACGCGGGTCTCAACACCATCGACCATTAcacaaatctcacttgctttaGTTATGGTACTTCATAGCggcccgtcatgggtttaagtctagaatggaccgtccccccgtagcaatgattgactatccggcttcgaggtaatgaataaagtctcAAAAGCATGTATGggccggcatgtccacgtaggacgttacgccaaatagaataAGATCATAtaggagtttagtatttaaataaacaaatcgctgatctagttctagcgatgcgcTAATCTAGTTCTTAactgcgaaaccatacaacagtataGAGGGAAGGAGAAATGAAGGCGAGGAAAGCCCCACTGTTTGGCTATCACGTCAACAGatggcaccaccatcttttTGTAATGTTTAGAATGCATCCGTCGTTTACCGTCTGCTAAACAAAGCCTTTTTAGATTCCTTTTAGGCTGAGAGCTTGagccgtttagaacccgtttagtggttgTTTATTTAGTGGATTTGTATCACTCGAGATTCGACATATCTGTACcacaaaacattatttataatagaagtagaaaattagaatatttagtattttaaatattttttttaatcttctaCGAACGACTTGATTGAGTCGTTTAGACCTCATTTGGCCTCATGATATATGTATCTATTGGGTAGAAGCGATagtatcataaaaaaatattctactgcattttattttcgtgTTGAACTTATTACTAACACAAACAGTCATTGGTAAAAAGTATAAACATTCCtgattgttttgctggtcTCTTGAACCCTTTCGAacataaaaaatttaaatattggattttttttaaattagtcGAATGAAATGAGAATACTTAGAGTCCTaaaattattttgttcgtCCAATAAAACAACCCACAATAATAAATTCTCTTCTCGAAAAAGTTTGCCCGCCCCTGGAAAAAAACGGCCGCAGCCACAAAGGTTAAACACCAACGGCTGCCCCGGCTCTATACATCTTGGTCATCCCAAGCGAAAACGCTTGGCATTGCGGGCGAAACGCTGTAACTTTGTAGGGCTCCGTCCCTGAAGCCTGTCAGACGCATAAGTTGGCAACAATAACATTGATACATTTCGGGAGCtatggtttcttttttcaataattaagCGCCCAATTGTGAAACGCAAACGACTGTCCACCATCTGTGTCGTGTAGTTCCAGTGCGATTATGCGATAGAGGCCGGAGGAGAGGCAGCACCGAGCAACGTTTGTTTCACCATTGCCACACTCTTGTGATGGAGCCCCCGTACAGCTACCTGCAAGTGGACATCCAGGAACATCCGACTCCGATAGAGTTTCCGCCACCGTTCAGCATAGAAGAGTTTAATCTGTACCATCATCACGCCTATCCGCCACATATGAATTACGATAAGAATGCCTTGTACATGAACCATCTCTCGTTGTCTGGTAGCATGTTCCCAAACGGTGCCTCCCGCAGCACCCACAAGTCCAAAAGTCACAACAccaagcatcagcagcagcagcagcaacagcagcaacagcagcagcagcaccaacagcagcagcaacatcatccgccgccgccaccgcaccaacagcagcaccatccgCAGCAACAACCGCCGCATCCACAGCATCCCCAGCAgcatccgcagcagcagcagcagccaccacatccgcaacagcagcagccacagcagcctTCCCCTGCGCCCGCGCACCACCCCCCTCCGCACAACCCGCGAATGGTGAAGGACGAAAAGGTGGACGcatacaacaaaaacccacaGGCGGCGGCATCAGCATCCGGCTCGTCGAGCAGCAGTGCCGAATCCTCATCCAAGTCACCGACCGTGCCCGAGGAATCGATGAAGAACATCTCCGTGAAGCAGCTGGTCCGCGCGAAGCACACGCTGCAGCAGCGCATCAAGCGCCAGAACGAGACGGAGGAGCAGAAGGTCCTGCGCCGGCAGCGGAACGCGGAGCTGAACCGCAAGCGTCGGCAGAACAAGGAGGACATCCGCGTCACGATCGAGAAAACGAAGAACCGGCTGCGGCAGCGAATAAAGCGCGAGATCGACCGGATGCTAAGGACGCGCCAGAAGCGGGACGACTTCCTGCGCGAAACGTTCGAGCAGATGGCAACCGTGTTCGCGGACGAGGACATGCTGCAGTACCAGGAGCGGGTCGCGCACGTGCTGTGGGAGATCTCCAAAGCGTCCGGTGGGGCGCACGGGACCGAAAACAGCGCCGCCAGCAACGCCACGGACAGAAGGGTTTCCTAGAtcgatcaaatttcaagcgAACAGTTTTTAAAAGTGGCCGCCACCGGCCCTGGCACCCCCCCTGGCAAGAGGTACAACaagaattttcatttttaacttTCTACCCGTTCCGGATGGCTGCCGAGATGTCGTCGTTCTCGGGCCTCTCGGGCCAACACGCGGGATTATCGTATATATTGTGCTGTAATAtatcaaagaagaaaaataacacacacacataaacacacccTAGCGTACGTATGAGAGGATGGATGCTGCTAAGAACCGTTGGGGCACCACCGTCGGATCGTATTCCGCTTTCCTGTTGCAATCAAgttctcaacacacacacagacacacatacacacacacttttggGCTCCCGACTGGGACACACCATGAGTCATTAGCCATGAAATTGGGCCTGAGGAAGAGGTGGAGAAAAAAGTGTGTCGCGGTGCCCGCCCCTGGGCCAAGGACACAACATTAGAGAAATAGTGTAACAACCAGCGTATGTGAAACAAGCGGGCATATACGCAGTGTGTAGCGCGTAAGGCAAAACAAGCTAGTTCTATAAAATGCTCAAATGTAACTATGATTTAAGCAGTGTTCGAATGCAAActtttgaagaaaataaaaacacaaattgtacTTCGTTTTGGTCCAACTCTTCCCCTCTGGCATTGAAATCTTTCGGCCGATTATTCTAACCAACAGCGGTGGTTCGGTCACCAGCAGTCATCAATAAAATTGCTCATCCACGGAGCGTAGAGTTCTGTCCCTCGTTTTTATCGCGACTTGCAATCCCATTAGAGTGATATGTGGTGTAAAAAGCAGCACCAACGCATGGCGCAGAAATGGTGCTGTCTCCTCCATAAAAACGGTACCATTGTGTTTGCAAGGGTATAGGCGCAGCGAAAGCAAAGCGTACCGATGCTTTCCAACCTTCCGAGTCCCCCGGATAATTGGACCTTCCCCGCTGCGATGGAGGAGCCGTTCGTACGTTCGTTTGGGTCAATCGgctgaccaccaccaccaccgaacaCGGTAGCGTTCCCCGCGCTTCTGCGTGCCAGATGTAATTGCAGTGTCGCTCCCATAGGTCGGTATTTCCGAGAGCGTGTAACAGCGCACTTTTAGAATTACTATAAATGGGTGGCATGCAAACCGTGGTACGGTTCAGTAGCGTAAGGCTCGTTCAACAATCCAGGAGCTAGTGACCAAAGTGTAAAGCGGCAAAAGGCATATTAACTTGTGCAGTTGTGATTGTTTTAAAGTGAAGCCATCGATTGATGGTACAAGATCAACGTGTAAGAAAGCTTAAACTATGTGTGTCATCGATTCTGTTGAATAATAACACAATTTACACTGCACGCAATCGACTGCACCACCAACCACAACAGTTCGTTAGATGCAGACAACCTTAGCGACCGAAGCATAAGCATCCGAGCAACCTGACGTCATGGATTGCCTGCTCAAAGGGCTGGTGTGTTTGCTGGCCAGCAGTGGCTTTACAGTAACAGCGCTGTCCACCGTGGAACGTAACCCAGCGTTCAATTTCCCCCAGGACGGTGGAACTCCCGGCAATGGTAAAGCGAAAGCAATCTCACCGCACATATATACATACGTCATACCACACGCTATGTATTGCGGCATGATTcgttttaaataatttcactATTTCCCTTTTCACCATGGCTACACATGGCACATGGTTGGGCACTGCATACGGCTTTACCCCCATCCGCTTCCCGCACAATGAAAGACCTCACGCGACAGGCTGCCATTAATGTGAGCAACGGCATTACCAGCGGTGTCCTTACGGGTGTCGTGCCACTGCAGACAGGTTGGTCGCTCGTTACGGCTCGtcccaccacccaccaccccAACAAAAAGGTCGATTGTTGTTAACGCTTTTATTTGGCTTTTTTGCATGAACGCGCTCCTTTTGAAATGACCTTAAAGGTATTCTCCCGAACATTGTTAACACAGGCACACCGACCGGCCAGACGTGCGTCTGTGTACCAACGGGCCGGTGTAACACGACGAGCACCGGTGGCACGACGGACGGTGCCGGCCAGTTGGATGTGAGAATTGTTTCAAATGTAAGTGAACGTTGCCGTTTCTTAAAAGTGAGCAAGTGATGAGCATTCTCAAACAACAGCAAGTTGCAAGACCCTTTTCGGATGTGTCGATACGCTTTGTGTGAGGAAATGGATGAAAACTAACTGTTCTTCACTTTTTCCCCACAGCCAAGCGCAAATACGGGTGTAACGCTGGGCACGACGACAACTACCACGACCACGAACACAGTCGCCTCAGTGATAGCGCTCAATATCGCTTCACCCGCGACCTGCCAATCGGGACTGGAGCGATGCTGCCTGGCCGGTAGCTACCAGTGCGGCATGCAGTATCCCCCGATTGCCAACTCGCCCGCCGTCACCGCCAACCAGGCCAGCTACGGTGAGTATCCCTGGCAGGTGGTGCTGCTCGGGCCGGGTGACGTTTACGTCGGCTCCGGCGCACTCATCGACAATCTGCACGTGCTGACCGCGGCGCACAAAATATCGGACTACACGTAAGtggcgtacacacacacacacacacatcataaaGCGAATAAAGCGAACATGGTGCTCTTCCGCAGCTCCGGCACCCGGGCACTGAAGGTGCGGCTCGGCGAGTGGGACGCAGCCTCCACGACGGAGCCCCTGCCGGTGCAGGAGTTTACCGTGGCGCGGTACTTTGTGCATCCGAGCTTTACCGCGGCCAACCTGCGCAACGACATTGCCATCTTGCGCCTTTCCGGCACGGTCGCCCTCGGCACGACGCCAACGATTGCGACGGCCTGCCTGCCGGTCACGTCCTTCGTGGGCAGCCGCTGCTGGGTGTCCGGCTGGGGCAAGAACGATTTCGTCAGCGGCGCCTTCCAGTCCATCCCGAAGGAGGTGGACGTACCGATCGTCAACTCGGCCAACTGCCAGACGGCCCTGCGCACGACGCGGCTCGGTGGCAACTTTGTGCTCGACACGACCAGCTTCCTCTGCGCCGGCGGTGAGCTGGGCAAGGATGCGTGCACCGGGGACGGCGGATCGCCGTTGGTGTGCGCGCTAAACAATCGCTGGTACGTGGTGGGCCTGGTAGCGTGGGGCATCGGTTGCGGGGCAAACGGCATACCGGGCGTGTACGTTAACGTTGCGTCGTACATTACCTGGATCACGTCTACAATTGCGACGGTTTGAGGCGTCAGCGtatccttttcttttgttctttgttAACATTGAGGGTAATTTAAATGTTCATGTTCCTAGCTGCTAGTTTTACGCATCTGTCTATGCAATTTCTCCtcacaaaacaccacacagcTCGGTTAAACCCcacacagagacagagagagagagtgatatTCACGTAAtggaattaataaaaaaaatgtaacaattCTATCCATCAGAGCAGATGTAATATTggtaaaacaagaaaaacaacgtcttAATTCCACTTTGCAATCGTCTGCGGGTAACAACATACCTGCCAAACACGCACGCCGACCAGCGGTCGGTCATCGAATCCTTCCCTTCGGTGACATGCCGTCGCCAGCGGCATCGTACTCGCTCGGACGCTATAATTTCGGCGTGCCGGTACTGTTACTGCTatcactactgctgctgctgccgaccTCCGGCACCTTGGTAACGGAGTACACGTTGTACCGCTTCTTCAGCACCTGGTGCATCTCCTCGGCACAGTCGATGCGCACACCGAGCCGCTTGTACTCCAGGTACGTGCGCACAAAGTTGCGGTTCGTTTCGTGTACCTTCGGGTGGTTCAGGTACTCGTTCACATCCATCCATTCGCACTTGGCAATCTCCCGGTTGCACTTGGAAATTGCCTCCGTCAGTGGCGTCAGCGCCATGACGATGTACAGATCGGAGCAGCCGAAACCGGCACCGTGCGCGTGCCGTATCGAGACGACCGAGTCGAACCGCGTCCGGATGTTGgtctcctcctccacctcccgGATGGCGGCGTCGATAAAATTCTCATCTGCAAGCAATGACacgcgcgagtgtgtgtggtaaGTGGTGGGGGCTCGTTCGTCGTTCGTTCCGGTGCACACTTACTTGGTTCCACATAGCCTCCCGGTAGCTTCCAGGAGCCAGCGATGAGGGCGTAATTTTCGCTCACCACCAGCACCTGCTGGCGCTCGTTCATTACCAGCGCGCCGACCCCGACCATCGTGTGCGAGTACGGTGGAATGTTGGCCGACTCGTCCGTCGGCAGCCAGCGGTACAGCATCACAAACGAATTTTTGGCATGGTGGAATTGAAATCCATTCTACCGGGAGGTCAAAAAGTCGAAAAAAGGGAACATACATGATTGTATCATTTTTGCACATTTGTGGCACAGGCTACTATGATTTGTACAATGTAGCACAGCGCAGATAaggtgcaaaacaaacaaatcagcaCAGCTTAATGCTCACATTAACTAGTTCCGGTATCCAGCTGGCGGCGGACAGATGGACTTTGAACCATATGCCACGGGTTTTGCTTTGAATCCAATGGTCGAGCGATCCTAAAAAATGGGgttacaagcaaaaaaaaacacggtaaGAACAATAATATCCAACGgttacacaacacacatacacgcacacacacacggtagaTAACTTACGCTTCAGCACGGTTGGAAAACAGTCGGGGCTGCAGGTTTCCATGCTCGAGTCCACCGTGATGCCATTGAACCGGTCCTTCACCCCCTTGAACGTGCCCTCGGGAGAACTTTCTACCGCCGAGTATCTGTAACGACAATTGGAACAATAaacaactcacacacacacacacagagaacgAGACCGTCTCGGGTATTATTAGACGGCCTGCGGTGTGGCGCGCTCAAGGATGCAAAATCCGCTTGCAAACACGGGGGGACGGAGATGACTTACTTGTTGAACCAACTATCAGCACCCTTCACAATGTTACTCTCCGGCTGTTCGCTCATTTTGCTCGAATGGCGCGTTATCAATGAAACCTGGTTACATCGGACGATTGATAGCAAGCGTTGCGGAATGACAAAAAGCGCTCTACTCATTTAGCGACCGGCGGACcctggctgtgtgtgtatgtgtctcgAAGGATGTTGGACAGCCGCTGGGGGGTGGTTGGGTAGGTTGGGAGGTAGAAACCGTATCTACGGGCAACCGGACCCGTCTATGGACGCACACTATTCACGCAAACGGGTGTTACGTTTCGTCGAGAGCTTCCGCGGCCTTCCAGAACATGCGGGCGGGGTGGGTATGCGCGACACTTTTGACCGCCACCGAGCTAAACCGTCCACCAGTGGTGCAGTGTGCGaaaaaacacgctcgcgccgAATGATCACAGCACGATGGCGACGATGGCCGATGATGTACGGCGTCGAAATTGGCGACAAAAACGGCCCCGGActttaacaaacaaaccgcGCCGCACCGAAGCAGGTCGGGTGCTCGCTTCCGGCTATACAACAATGCTCACTCTTCTCACACGATTACAAGGCTGTACGGTGTAACAATTGGTCCATTGTTTCGCGACTGTTTTGATTAGAatccacacccacacacaaacatgcacgcacacgctcacacacacacacagctatgTTATGCGCTCTGTTTATCTTTGCAGCATCGTCACAGGCGGCTGAGCATGTGCTTCAATGTACATTTTGGCCACGACTGTTCAACCACACACAGATGATAGGAATTTCGCAATCCTTTCTGTAGGGGGGCAGTGTGCGGAAAGTGTGTTcatatgggtgtgtgtgtgtgtaattgttATTGAAAACGCTGTCGCCAATGAATGACATCTATATACACCTTGGGACGCGGTAACGTTGAAAACCGCTGTGATGgtaatttgttaaaaaaaaaaaacaattcataaaatatgaataaatcGTTTTATATATGaattgaaaatgtaaaaataaacgatGGGCGATAAAATGGAAACGTAAACAATGAGTCCAGCAAGCTCCATGGAATTACATACTTCTGTTTCTTAGCCGATGCACGAACCATCTGAGATGAGTAGCCTCGACCACTGTGCGTTTCGAACAACCGTTCGTAAATTTAAATGTGCCACGTGCCATTGATCGTTTGTAAATCTTTGTTTCCTGTACTTTGtcaaacaaaattttattaaaatgctcgtacaaactttaaaaaaactaatgataaaaagtttttcttatttagagcagtatggttttatttttgatatttttgaacaGTTCATTTCTTAAACAGTGATTGGTTATAGATGTACACAACATACTAACAAACTCCCAAAAAAGTAGTAATAAGAACAAAACTATTTTTCAAGCCCTCTTTTAAATCAAAGACAAAATTTTtgaaatcaacaacaaaaataaagtaGGCACACTCATCTCCATTTATCTTTCTAAAGCAGTTGATAGAGTAAATCAAAACGTTTTGTATAAAACAATGCAAGCAATAAGATTTAATCAAAGCTTGATTCAATTCATTaggaaaataaatgcattcaTATATTCTAGACTGTATATTAACGGAAGCCTATCAACAAAAAACTCCCAATCAAAAAGTCAGTGCGGCAAAGAGATCCACTTGCGatgcatttgtttgtgttataCTTACATCCTTTACTAGAAAAATTAGAATCGTaatgtgtgttagtgtgtaaTGAATGTGACGACATCATAAACGCATATGCTGATGATATTTCTATCATCACAACAAAACAGGATACATTAATGAcattagaaaaatatttatcgAATATCAATCAGTATCAGGAGCTAAATTAATCACCGGAAAAACAAAAGGTCTGGACATAGGCTATATTATAGAGCTCAACAAATCAAAAGTTCCTTGGATTAGCACAGAATATCGCTTAAAAAATTTGGACATAATTTTCACCAACTTACTAACATTAATAATCCAGTTAAATTGGGATAGAACTACACAAACATTTGCACAACTAATAAGGcaccaca comes from the Anopheles coluzzii chromosome 2, AcolN3, whole genome shotgun sequence genome and includes:
- the LOC120949130 gene encoding uncharacterized protein LOC120949130 produces the protein MSRALFVIPQRLLSIVRCNQVSLITRHSSKMSEQPESNIVKGADSWFNKYSAVESSPEGTFKGVKDRFNGITVDSSMETCSPDCFPTVLKRSLDHWIQSKTRGIWFKVHLSAASWIPELVNNGFQFHHAKNSFVMLYRWLPTDESANIPPYSHTMVGVGALVMNERQQVLVVSENYALIAGSWKLPGGYVEPNENFIDAAIREVEEETNIRTRFDSVVSIRHAHGAGFGCSDLYIVMALTPLTEAISKCNREIAKCEWMDVNEYLNHPKVHETNRNFVRTYLEYKRLGVRIDCAEEMHQVLKKRYNVYSVTKVPEVGSSSSSDSSNSTGTPKL
- the LOC120949129 gene encoding phenoloxidase-activating factor 2-like, with product MDCLLKGLVCLLASSGFTVTALSTVERNPAFNFPQDGGTPGNDLTRQAAINVSNGITSGVLTGVVPLQTGILPNIVNTGTPTGQTCVCVPTGRCNTTSTGGTTDGAGQLDVRIVSNPSANTGVTLGTTTTTTTTNTVASVIALNIASPATCQSGLERCCLAGSYQCGMQYPPIANSPAVTANQASYGEYPWQVVLLGPGDVYVGSGALIDNLHVLTAAHKISDYTSGTRALKVRLGEWDAASTTEPLPVQEFTVARYFVHPSFTAANLRNDIAILRLSGTVALGTTPTIATACLPVTSFVGSRCWVSGWGKNDFVSGAFQSIPKEVDVPIVNSANCQTALRTTRLGGNFVLDTTSFLCAGGELGKDACTGDGGSPLVCALNNRWYVVGLVAWGIGCGANGIPGVYVNVASYITWITSTIATV